In the Parasteatoda tepidariorum isolate YZ-2023 chromosome 3, CAS_Ptep_4.0, whole genome shotgun sequence genome, one interval contains:
- the LOC107456076 gene encoding chondroitin sulfate N-acetylgalactosaminyltransferase 2 isoform X2, whose amino-acid sequence MRLVTRALLLLVAVSLIFILLLGRCGLRLDEDLGSTSSGNSDFQYRLSQQSPESYYLDLLHRREEEHRLEIKNLKDEITSLKKKVTDLQKPFVDPVSIPIVEPPSRSSDSDYPGVTECSDYLKKQVQSAEIRHGVQLNNEYEVVPFTHFTFGRVYPVTLGLGKRVVEKPIGYKRKDLLEVFVRALDLINRDKKGKQRYTVDDFAEGLFRNEPTTGTQYELYFKEKNISRSYHRVILARPFGPVQTLVNEKVRTTKELINVILPLSGRIDAFRTFMDRFAKVAIKHDRKVFLTVVYFGEEGLHDVRVILTKVSRETKFRNVKLLTLNETFSRGKGLQVGVQHWPKGDVLLFLCDVDIVFTNRFLERCRLNASPGKRVYYPIVFSLYNPSLVYSLQGKETPAEADQLTISRDSGFWRDFGYGMTCQYRSDFLSLKGFDEDIVGWGGEDVMLYRKYVRSNIVVVRATDPGIFHSWHEKLCDPDLSVDQYRACLRSRALGEASHAQLGLLAFGDELRKHQKNLAAMNSPMTNVNVVNVIERPQHA is encoded by the exons ATGCGACTGGTCACCCGTGCCCTCCTGCTACTGGTGGCCGtgtctttaattttcattctgtTATTGGGCCGCTGTGGACTGCGATTGGACGAAGATCTCGGATCAACATCATCCGGAAACAGTGACTTCCAGTACAGGCTGTCTCAACAATCTCCTGAATCCTACTATTTGGATCTCCTTCACAGAAGAGAAGAAGAACACAGactggaaataaaaaatcttaaagacGAGATTacatctttaaagaaaaaa gttacGGATCTACAGAAGCCTTTTGTGGATCCAGTTTCTATTCCAATAGTAGAGCCTCCTTCTAGGTCTTCGGATAGCGATTATCCAGGTGTAACTGAGTGCTCTGATTACTTGAAAAAGCAAGTTCAATCCGCGGAAATCCGGCATGGTGTCCAGCTGAACAATGAGTATGAAGTAGTGCCATTTACTCATTTCACTTTTGGGAGAGTGTATCCTGTCACCTTAGGACTAGGTAAACGAGTTGTTGAGAAACCAATAGGTTACAAGCGCAAAGATCTACTGGAAGTGTTCGTCCGTGCCCTCGATCTCATAAATCGAGACAAGAAAGGTAAACAGAGGTACACCGTGGATGATTTTGCTGAGGGTCTATTCCGCAACGAACCTACGACAGGCACACAGTATGAactatatttcaaagaaaagaacATATCCCGATCTTACCATAGAGTCATCCTGGCAAGACCATTTGGCCCTGTGCAGACATTAGTCAATGAAAAAGTGAGAACTACCAAAGAACTCATCAACGTGATACTACCTTTATCTGGTAGAATAGACGCGTTTAGGACGTTTATGGATCGTTTTGCCAAAGTTGCCATCAAGCACGATCGAAAAGTCTTCCTTACAGTTGTATACTTTGGAGAAGAGGGTCTCCATGACGTCCGGGTTATACTTACTAAAGTATCCAGAGAAACTAAGTTTCGTAATGTGAAACTCCTTACCCTGAATGAAACCTTTTCAAGGGGCAAAGGGCTACAAGTCGGGGTGCAACACTGGCCGAAAGGAGACGTTCTTCTATTTCTGTGCGATGTGGACATAGTGTTTACAAATCGTTTTCTGGAGCGTTGCCGTTTGAATGCCTCACCTGGTAAAAGGGTATATTACCCTATCGTTTTCAGCCTTTACAACCCTTCCTTAGTTTATTCTCTGCAGGGCAAAGAGACTCCAGCAGAAGCTGACCAACTCACTATTTCAAGAGACTCTGGATTTTGGAGAGACTTTGGTTATGGCATGACCTGCCAATACCGGAGTGATTTCCTGAGTCTGAAAGGTTTCGACGAGGATATAGTCGGTTGGGGTGGTGAGGACGTGATGCTGTACAGGAAGTACGTCCGAAGTAATATAGTCGTAGTAAGAGCAACCGATCCAGGTATATTCCATAGCTGGCATGAAAAACTATGCGACCCGGATCTGTCTGTTGACCAGTACAGAGCATGCCTCAGGTCCAGAGCTTTAGGAGAAGCTTCACATGCCCAGCTTGGTCTTTTGGCTTTCGGAGATGAGTTAAGAAAACACCAAAAGAACCTTGCGGCGATGAATTCTCCTATGACAAATGTTAATGTTGTGAATGTGATTGAGCGCCCTCAACATGCATAG
- the LOC107456076 gene encoding chondroitin sulfate N-acetylgalactosaminyltransferase 2 isoform X1 has protein sequence MSSFYSKVTESSGSMRLVTRALLLLVAVSLIFILLLGRCGLRLDEDLGSTSSGNSDFQYRLSQQSPESYYLDLLHRREEEHRLEIKNLKDEITSLKKKVTDLQKPFVDPVSIPIVEPPSRSSDSDYPGVTECSDYLKKQVQSAEIRHGVQLNNEYEVVPFTHFTFGRVYPVTLGLGKRVVEKPIGYKRKDLLEVFVRALDLINRDKKGKQRYTVDDFAEGLFRNEPTTGTQYELYFKEKNISRSYHRVILARPFGPVQTLVNEKVRTTKELINVILPLSGRIDAFRTFMDRFAKVAIKHDRKVFLTVVYFGEEGLHDVRVILTKVSRETKFRNVKLLTLNETFSRGKGLQVGVQHWPKGDVLLFLCDVDIVFTNRFLERCRLNASPGKRVYYPIVFSLYNPSLVYSLQGKETPAEADQLTISRDSGFWRDFGYGMTCQYRSDFLSLKGFDEDIVGWGGEDVMLYRKYVRSNIVVVRATDPGIFHSWHEKLCDPDLSVDQYRACLRSRALGEASHAQLGLLAFGDELRKHQKNLAAMNSPMTNVNVVNVIERPQHA, from the exons GTGACGGAGTCCTCCGGTAGCATGCGACTGGTCACCCGTGCCCTCCTGCTACTGGTGGCCGtgtctttaattttcattctgtTATTGGGCCGCTGTGGACTGCGATTGGACGAAGATCTCGGATCAACATCATCCGGAAACAGTGACTTCCAGTACAGGCTGTCTCAACAATCTCCTGAATCCTACTATTTGGATCTCCTTCACAGAAGAGAAGAAGAACACAGactggaaataaaaaatcttaaagacGAGATTacatctttaaagaaaaaa gttacGGATCTACAGAAGCCTTTTGTGGATCCAGTTTCTATTCCAATAGTAGAGCCTCCTTCTAGGTCTTCGGATAGCGATTATCCAGGTGTAACTGAGTGCTCTGATTACTTGAAAAAGCAAGTTCAATCCGCGGAAATCCGGCATGGTGTCCAGCTGAACAATGAGTATGAAGTAGTGCCATTTACTCATTTCACTTTTGGGAGAGTGTATCCTGTCACCTTAGGACTAGGTAAACGAGTTGTTGAGAAACCAATAGGTTACAAGCGCAAAGATCTACTGGAAGTGTTCGTCCGTGCCCTCGATCTCATAAATCGAGACAAGAAAGGTAAACAGAGGTACACCGTGGATGATTTTGCTGAGGGTCTATTCCGCAACGAACCTACGACAGGCACACAGTATGAactatatttcaaagaaaagaacATATCCCGATCTTACCATAGAGTCATCCTGGCAAGACCATTTGGCCCTGTGCAGACATTAGTCAATGAAAAAGTGAGAACTACCAAAGAACTCATCAACGTGATACTACCTTTATCTGGTAGAATAGACGCGTTTAGGACGTTTATGGATCGTTTTGCCAAAGTTGCCATCAAGCACGATCGAAAAGTCTTCCTTACAGTTGTATACTTTGGAGAAGAGGGTCTCCATGACGTCCGGGTTATACTTACTAAAGTATCCAGAGAAACTAAGTTTCGTAATGTGAAACTCCTTACCCTGAATGAAACCTTTTCAAGGGGCAAAGGGCTACAAGTCGGGGTGCAACACTGGCCGAAAGGAGACGTTCTTCTATTTCTGTGCGATGTGGACATAGTGTTTACAAATCGTTTTCTGGAGCGTTGCCGTTTGAATGCCTCACCTGGTAAAAGGGTATATTACCCTATCGTTTTCAGCCTTTACAACCCTTCCTTAGTTTATTCTCTGCAGGGCAAAGAGACTCCAGCAGAAGCTGACCAACTCACTATTTCAAGAGACTCTGGATTTTGGAGAGACTTTGGTTATGGCATGACCTGCCAATACCGGAGTGATTTCCTGAGTCTGAAAGGTTTCGACGAGGATATAGTCGGTTGGGGTGGTGAGGACGTGATGCTGTACAGGAAGTACGTCCGAAGTAATATAGTCGTAGTAAGAGCAACCGATCCAGGTATATTCCATAGCTGGCATGAAAAACTATGCGACCCGGATCTGTCTGTTGACCAGTACAGAGCATGCCTCAGGTCCAGAGCTTTAGGAGAAGCTTCACATGCCCAGCTTGGTCTTTTGGCTTTCGGAGATGAGTTAAGAAAACACCAAAAGAACCTTGCGGCGATGAATTCTCCTATGACAAATGTTAATGTTGTGAATGTGATTGAGCGCCCTCAACATGCATAG